Proteins from one Aureimonas sp. SA4125 genomic window:
- a CDS encoding site-specific integrase yields the protein MKSRNSTLAALSGDRLSHTFQCRNFHHERGHYRLLRITIQGNRRDIGLGGTSVVSLAEAREKALEFRKLAREGGDPLAERRKVRRITPTFAEAVELVHAEHASTWKNAKHAQQWRNTLQQYACPFIGEKPVDKIDTPDILLVLSPIWLTKQETARRVRQRIGTVLDWAKASGHRDSENPINGVAKGLPKQGDRKSHHSALPYKEVPDFVTRLRSSGDAELSRLAFEFLILTAARTSEALGARWDEINMEGALWTVPADRMKAGRIHRVPLSARSLQILDRAAALGGGSSCIFPGRSGDKPLSNMVFLMALRRMKVPITAHGFRSSFRDWAAETVVSALVVEIPTLKGVAEAVTG from the coding sequence TTGAAGTCTCGCAACTCCACCTTAGCCGCCCTATCCGGTGACCGCCTCAGCCACACCTTTCAATGTCGGAATTTCCACCACGAGCGCGGACACTACCGGCTGCTGCGGATCACGATACAGGGCAACCGTCGCGACATAGGGCTCGGTGGCACATCCGTTGTGTCTCTGGCCGAAGCGCGGGAGAAGGCGCTGGAGTTTCGTAAGCTCGCCCGGGAGGGCGGCGATCCCCTCGCTGAGCGTCGCAAGGTGCGAAGGATCACACCGACCTTCGCCGAAGCCGTCGAGCTCGTTCACGCGGAGCACGCGTCGACTTGGAAAAATGCCAAGCATGCACAGCAGTGGAGGAACACGCTCCAACAGTACGCCTGCCCATTCATCGGCGAAAAGCCGGTTGATAAGATCGACACCCCTGACATTCTGCTCGTACTCTCCCCGATCTGGCTGACCAAACAGGAGACGGCTCGGCGCGTTAGGCAAAGGATAGGAACAGTGCTCGATTGGGCGAAGGCCTCCGGGCACAGGGACAGCGAAAATCCTATCAATGGCGTGGCCAAAGGCCTCCCCAAGCAGGGAGACAGAAAGAGCCATCATTCGGCCTTGCCCTACAAGGAGGTGCCGGATTTCGTGACACGCCTCCGGTCGTCGGGCGACGCAGAGTTATCGCGACTGGCTTTCGAGTTTCTGATTCTCACTGCCGCACGGACGAGCGAGGCTCTGGGCGCCCGGTGGGATGAAATAAACATGGAGGGAGCGCTTTGGACTGTTCCGGCCGACCGCATGAAAGCTGGGCGCATCCATCGAGTGCCGCTGAGTGCACGCAGTTTGCAAATTCTCGATAGAGCCGCGGCACTTGGGGGTGGCAGCAGCTGCATCTTCCCCGGGCGATCTGGTGACAAGCCACTTTCGAACATGGTTTTTTTGATGGCCCTCCGCAGGATGAAGGTGCCGATTACCGCCCATGGCTTCAGATCATCATTCCGCGATTGGGCCGCGGAAACGGTAGTGTCCGCGCTCGTGGTGGAAATTCCGACATTGAAAGGTGTGGCTGAGGCGGTCACCGGATAG
- the rpmA gene encoding 50S ribosomal protein L27 encodes MAHKKAGGSSRNGRDSAGQRLGVKKSGGQAVIPGNIIVRQRGTQWHPGANVGMGKDHTIFAVIEGTVNFQTKAGGRAFISVLPKAIAAE; translated from the coding sequence ATGGCTCATAAGAAAGCAGGCGGCTCGTCCCGCAACGGTCGCGACTCGGCCGGTCAGCGCCTCGGCGTGAAGAAGTCGGGCGGCCAGGCCGTCATCCCGGGCAACATCATCGTGCGCCAGCGCGGCACCCAGTGGCACCCGGGCGCCAATGTCGGCATGGGCAAGGATCACACCATCTTCGCCGTCATCGAGGGCACCGTGAATTTCCAGACCAAGGCCGGCGGTCGCGCCTTTATTTCCGTACTGCCGAAGGCCATCGCAGCAGAGTGA
- a CDS encoding Arm DNA-binding domain-containing protein — protein sequence MAKRTGRHPDKALTAVQVRNLKVPGRYADGNGLYLVVDESGARRWLLRSCPSTWWKLSVAEAAPFQATSVEICSGFAVLPMAMRSAMGSVCM from the coding sequence ATGGCGAAGCGAACGGGACGACATCCAGATAAAGCGCTTACTGCAGTCCAGGTCCGGAATCTGAAAGTACCGGGACGCTACGCTGATGGCAACGGGTTGTATCTGGTCGTCGATGAGTCGGGCGCTCGCCGATGGCTGCTGCGGTCGTGTCCGTCAACGTGGTGGAAATTGAGTGTAGCTGAAGCGGCTCCGTTTCAGGCGACTTCGGTGGAAATCTGTTCGGGTTTTGCAGTGTTGCCCATGGCCATGAGGTCGGCCATGGGTTCGGTCTGCATGTAG
- the rplU gene encoding 50S ribosomal protein L21, whose amino-acid sequence MFAVIKTGGKQYRVVANDEFEIERLPGEAGDSLTFTEVLMLGTTIGAPFVAGASVTAEIVEQTRGPKVISFKKRRRQNSKRTRGHRQDLTLIRIGEILGEGQTASEKPAKAAKVEKTEAEVAEDKAAAKAAKDEAKAAKAEAKAEAPTKKAPAKPRAKKTETVADAE is encoded by the coding sequence ATGTTCGCAGTGATCAAGACAGGCGGCAAGCAGTACCGCGTCGTCGCCAACGACGAATTCGAGATCGAGCGCCTGCCCGGCGAAGCCGGCGACAGCCTGACCTTCACCGAGGTGCTGATGCTCGGCACGACGATCGGCGCGCCCTTCGTGGCCGGCGCCAGCGTCACCGCCGAGATCGTCGAGCAGACCCGCGGCCCGAAGGTGATCTCGTTCAAGAAGCGTCGCCGGCAGAATTCCAAGCGCACCCGCGGCCACCGCCAGGACCTGACGCTGATTCGCATCGGCGAGATCCTCGGCGAGGGCCAGACAGCCTCGGAAAAGCCGGCAAAGGCCGCCAAGGTCGAGAAGACCGAGGCCGAAGTCGCCGAAGACAAGGCTGCGGCGAAGGCCGCCAAGGACGAGGCGAAGGCCGCCAAGGCGGAAGCCAAGGCCGAGGCGCCGACGAAGAAGGCACCGGCCAAGCCGCGCGCCAAGAAGACCGAGACCGTCGCCGACGCCGAATAG
- a CDS encoding IS3 family transposase (programmed frameshift), which produces MTKRPRRNHSPTFKAKVALAAVRGEKTLAELAQQFDVHPNQITQWRSQLLEGAAGVFGSETTAIAAAPVIDVKTLHAKIGELTLANDFLGRRARQGRTVAERKTMIDRSHPLPVAGQARELGISRGSVYYLPRAVSAADLALMRRIDELHLEYPFAGSRMLRDLLTLEGIVVGRLRVATLMKRMAIEAIYRRPNTSKPAPGHKIYPYLLRKLPVMRPNQVWAMDITYIPMARGFVYLAAVVDWFSRRVLSWRLSISMQADFCIEAVEEALARFGKPEIFNTDQGSQFTSIDFTKVLLDREIKISMDGKGAWRDNVFVERLWKSVKYEEVYLRAYETVSHARASLARYLDFYNGGRPHSSLGRKTPDHAYFNQPLLAAA; this is translated from the exons ATGACCAAGAGACCGAGGCGGAACCACAGCCCTACCTTCAAAGCAAAGGTGGCGCTGGCAGCAGTGCGCGGCGAGAAGACGCTGGCCGAATTGGCGCAGCAGTTCGACGTGCATCCCAATCAGATCACGCAGTGGCGCTCTCAGCTTCTGGAGGGCGCCGCCGGAGTTTTCGGATCAGAAACGACCGCAATCGCCGCCGCCCCAGTCATCGACGTGAAGACGCTGCATGCCAAGATCGGGGAGCTGACATTGGCCAACGATTTTTTGG GAAGGCGCGCTCGACAAGGCCGGACTGTTGCCGAGCGCAAGACGATGATCGACCGCTCCCATCCTCTGCCGGTTGCCGGGCAGGCACGCGAACTCGGCATCAGCCGGGGAAGCGTCTACTACCTGCCACGCGCTGTCTCTGCCGCCGATCTCGCACTCATGCGACGGATAGACGAACTGCATTTGGAATATCCCTTCGCCGGCAGCCGCATGCTTCGCGACCTCTTGACTTTGGAGGGCATTGTTGTCGGCCGCCTGCGTGTCGCAACGCTGATGAAGCGGATGGCGATTGAGGCGATCTACCGTCGGCCGAACACGTCAAAGCCGGCGCCGGGCCACAAGATCTATCCCTATCTCCTGCGCAAGCTGCCGGTGATGCGGCCGAACCAGGTCTGGGCGATGGACATTACCTACATCCCGATGGCCCGCGGCTTCGTCTATCTCGCCGCCGTCGTCGACTGGTTCAGCCGGCGGGTGCTGAGCTGGCGGCTTTCGATCTCGATGCAGGCGGACTTCTGCATCGAGGCGGTGGAGGAGGCCTTGGCCCGTTTTGGGAAACCCGAAATCTTCAACACGGATCAGGGCTCGCAGTTCACCAGCATCGACTTCACGAAGGTCCTGTTGGACAGGGAGATCAAGATCAGCATGGACGGCAAGGGCGCCTGGCGCGACAACGTCTTCGTCGAGCGGCTCTGGAAATCAGTGAAATACGAGGAGGTCTATCTCCGGGCCTATGAGACGGTCAGCCATGCCCGGGCCTCGCTCGCCCGATACCTCGACTTCTACAACGGCGGACGCCCGCACTCGAGCTTGGGCCGGAAGACCCCGGACCACGCCTACTTCAACCAGCCGCTTCTCGCAGCGGCATAA
- a CDS encoding FAD-binding oxidoreductase, whose amino-acid sequence MKADVIVLGAGIVGVSTALHLQSLGRSVVLVDRGPPGGGTSYGNAGLIERSSVVPYAFPRSLTTVLRYALNRSSDVRYHARDLLHVAPFLFRYWRQSSPRNLQIATRAMLPLIEASITEHDALIETSGAGDLVRADGWIAAFKSPHRLAAAVAEAAGLASYGLRRVVLNPTTFAELEPTVRTGAGGFCGAIHWLDPKTVADPGELTRRYARLFERRGGKLLVGDAASLAEASPGWSVTTEGGPVTAPDAVVALGPQSGSIFRRLGYKIPLGIKRGYHRHYTLPAGVSLNHAIVDEEAGYVLAPMRQGIRLTTGIEFAHADRPVDARQLEHAERLARQLLPLGEPVEATPWLGRRPCLPDMRPVIGAACRHKGLWFNFGHAHHGLTVGPASGRLLAELVTGRAPFVDPAPYRSDRFR is encoded by the coding sequence ATGAAGGCCGACGTCATCGTGCTCGGTGCGGGCATAGTCGGCGTTTCCACGGCGCTGCACCTGCAGTCGCTCGGGCGCAGCGTCGTGCTCGTCGACCGCGGCCCGCCAGGCGGGGGAACGAGCTATGGCAATGCCGGGCTGATCGAGCGCTCGAGCGTCGTTCCCTACGCCTTTCCCCGCAGTCTGACGACGGTGCTGCGCTACGCGCTGAATCGATCCTCGGACGTGCGCTACCACGCACGCGACCTCCTGCATGTCGCTCCGTTTCTCTTTCGCTACTGGCGCCAATCATCCCCGCGCAATCTGCAGATCGCCACAAGGGCCATGCTGCCGCTGATCGAGGCCAGCATCACCGAGCACGACGCGCTCATCGAAACTTCCGGTGCCGGCGACCTCGTGCGGGCGGATGGCTGGATCGCGGCGTTCAAGTCGCCGCATCGTCTCGCGGCCGCGGTCGCCGAGGCTGCGGGGCTGGCGTCCTATGGCCTCCGGAGGGTGGTTCTCAACCCGACCACCTTCGCCGAGCTTGAACCAACCGTCAGGACGGGCGCCGGCGGCTTTTGCGGCGCCATCCACTGGCTCGACCCGAAGACCGTCGCCGATCCCGGAGAACTGACCCGGCGCTACGCTCGGCTGTTCGAGCGGCGCGGCGGCAAGCTTCTCGTCGGCGATGCCGCAAGCCTTGCCGAAGCATCGCCGGGCTGGTCCGTCACAACGGAGGGTGGACCTGTCACGGCACCCGACGCGGTCGTCGCGCTCGGACCGCAATCGGGGTCGATCTTCCGGCGCCTCGGCTATAAAATCCCGCTCGGCATCAAGCGCGGCTATCACCGGCACTACACGCTGCCGGCGGGCGTGTCGCTCAACCACGCCATTGTCGACGAGGAGGCTGGCTACGTCCTGGCGCCCATGCGACAGGGCATCAGGTTGACCACCGGAATCGAATTCGCCCATGCCGACCGCCCCGTCGATGCACGCCAGCTCGAGCACGCCGAGCGGCTTGCCCGGCAGCTCCTGCCGCTCGGCGAACCGGTCGAAGCAACGCCCTGGCTTGGCCGCCGTCCTTGCCTGCCGGACATGCGCCCGGTGATCGGCGCCGCCTGCCGCCACAAGGGTCTGTGGTTCAACTTCGGCCATGCCCATCACGGGCTGACGGTCGGACCCGCCAGTGGTCGCCTCTTGGCCGAACTCGTCACCGGCAGAGCCCCCTTCGTCGACCCGGCGCCCTATCGGAGCGATCGCTTCAGATAG
- a CDS encoding DUF3833 family protein produces the protein MALTACTGPVPAPDGPFALEAFFAGASRSEGEVRTALVLTERITASFAGASTENGLELDEIFHFPQGDRLQRWSLRAGAGGTYAGTVRTAGDDGELRAPANVTGYKTADGAVLDYDGYAPGGSDRLLHFRHWMTTQGDGTVLNRVRISKFGLPIAGARVVFSKVPPTG, from the coding sequence ATGGCGCTGACCGCCTGCACCGGACCGGTGCCCGCGCCGGATGGTCCGTTCGCGCTGGAGGCGTTTTTCGCGGGCGCGAGCAGGAGTGAGGGCGAGGTCCGTACAGCGCTCGTGCTGACGGAGAGGATCACCGCGAGTTTTGCAGGCGCTTCGACGGAAAACGGTCTCGAACTCGACGAGATCTTCCATTTCCCGCAAGGTGATCGGCTGCAGCGCTGGTCTCTTCGGGCAGGTGCGGGCGGGACGTATGCCGGCACGGTCCGCACGGCGGGCGACGACGGCGAACTGCGCGCGCCGGCAAACGTCACGGGCTACAAGACCGCTGACGGCGCGGTGCTCGACTATGACGGCTACGCCCCCGGCGGCAGCGACAGGCTCCTGCACTTTCGCCACTGGATGACGACGCAAGGGGATGGGACGGTTCTCAACCGCGTGCGGATCTCCAAGTTCGGCCTGCCGATCGCCGGCGCCCGCGTCGTCTTCTCGAAGGTCCCGCCGACCGGTTGA
- a CDS encoding GNAT family N-acetyltransferase: protein MDQDFSSLLEDPLEPIATRRLLLRRPVAEDAPAMARLANDPGVALMLARLPHPYTIDHARHFLATVDRELVFAVTDAKGRFLGMCGLRPMVRPRTVDLGYWLGRPHWGKGIATEAAQAVIDLAFTRAEIDCVHANCRAINGASRRVLEKCGFQQRGTSTFVSVAAGRVAAEDFHLDRRAWAALKAWGRSA from the coding sequence ATGGACCAGGACTTCAGCAGTCTGCTCGAAGACCCGCTTGAGCCCATAGCCACGCGGCGGCTGCTTCTGCGGCGACCGGTGGCCGAGGATGCGCCCGCGATGGCGCGGCTTGCCAACGATCCGGGCGTGGCATTGATGCTGGCACGCCTGCCGCATCCCTATACCATCGATCATGCCCGGCATTTCCTGGCGACGGTCGACCGGGAACTCGTCTTCGCCGTGACCGACGCGAAGGGCCGCTTTCTCGGCATGTGTGGCCTCCGGCCCATGGTCCGGCCGCGCACGGTCGATCTCGGCTACTGGCTCGGCCGGCCGCATTGGGGCAAGGGCATTGCCACCGAGGCGGCGCAGGCGGTGATAGACCTTGCCTTCACCCGGGCCGAGATCGACTGCGTGCATGCCAATTGCCGGGCGATCAACGGCGCTTCCCGCCGGGTGCTGGAGAAATGCGGTTTCCAGCAGCGCGGCACCAGCACCTTCGTCTCGGTGGCCGCGGGCCGCGTCGCGGCCGAGGATTTTCATCTCGACCGCCGCGCCTGGGCGGCCTTGAAGGCTTGGGGCCGTTCGGCATGA
- a CDS encoding IS256 family transposase, producing MTEDRLPLAELFAKAGDGDFLRTIAESVMQLLMEVDVEGMIGAGRHERTQERATYRNGYRDRSLDTRLGSLQLRIPKLRQGSYFPPFLEPRKLSEKALVAVIQEAWISGVSTRRVDDLVQAMGLSGIGKSTVSKLCKDIDERVGGFLDRPLTGDWPYLWLDATYLKQREGGRIVSVAAIIAVAVNTDGKREIVGLHIGPSEAETFWSSFLKSLVRRGLSGVKLVISDAHEGLKAAIRRVFSASWQRCRVHWMRNALSYVPKAQQSMAAAALRQAFAQPDRASASQALRHVADQLRGKCPKLGAFIDNSETDVLAHMDFPSQHRTRIHSTNSLERLNKEVKRRADVVGIFPNEGSIIRLIGAVLLEANDEWQIQNRYMQTEPMADLMAMGNTAKPEQISTEVA from the coding sequence ATGACCGAGGACAGACTACCGCTTGCCGAGCTTTTTGCGAAAGCCGGGGACGGCGATTTCCTGAGAACGATAGCCGAGAGCGTGATGCAGCTCCTTATGGAGGTCGACGTTGAAGGCATGATCGGCGCCGGGCGCCACGAACGGACGCAGGAACGGGCGACTTATCGCAATGGCTACCGCGACCGCTCGCTCGACACGCGGCTCGGCTCGTTGCAGCTTCGGATACCCAAGCTTCGGCAGGGCAGCTACTTCCCGCCGTTCCTGGAGCCGAGAAAGCTCTCGGAGAAGGCCTTGGTTGCCGTCATTCAGGAAGCTTGGATCAGCGGCGTTTCCACCCGGCGGGTCGACGATCTGGTACAGGCCATGGGGCTGTCGGGGATCGGCAAGAGCACCGTATCGAAGCTGTGCAAAGACATCGACGAACGCGTCGGCGGCTTCCTCGACCGTCCTCTCACTGGCGACTGGCCCTACCTCTGGCTGGATGCGACCTACCTGAAGCAGCGCGAGGGTGGACGCATCGTTTCGGTCGCCGCCATAATCGCCGTGGCCGTGAACACGGACGGCAAGCGCGAGATCGTCGGCCTTCACATCGGCCCCTCGGAAGCGGAGACGTTTTGGTCGAGCTTCCTCAAGAGCCTCGTGCGCCGCGGCCTGTCCGGCGTGAAGCTCGTGATCTCGGATGCTCACGAAGGGCTGAAAGCCGCCATTCGCCGGGTGTTCAGCGCCTCCTGGCAGCGCTGCCGGGTGCATTGGATGCGCAACGCCCTGTCGTATGTCCCGAAGGCGCAGCAGAGCATGGCGGCGGCCGCGCTGCGCCAAGCCTTCGCCCAGCCCGATCGTGCTAGCGCCAGCCAGGCGCTGCGCCACGTCGCCGACCAGCTTCGGGGAAAGTGTCCAAAGCTCGGGGCCTTCATCGACAACAGCGAGACCGACGTGCTGGCGCACATGGATTTTCCCAGTCAGCACCGGACCCGGATCCATTCGACGAATTCCCTGGAGCGCCTGAACAAGGAGGTGAAGCGGCGTGCCGACGTCGTCGGAATCTTCCCGAACGAGGGATCCATCATCCGGCTCATCGGCGCCGTCCTTCTCGAGGCCAACGACGAATGGCAGATCCAGAACCGCTACATGCAGACCGAACCCATGGCCGACCTCATGGCCATGGGCAACACTGCAAAACCCGAACAGATTTCCACCGAAGTCGCCTGA
- a CDS encoding TAXI family TRAP transporter solute-binding subunit produces MSLRKIAACLIVGSAVAVSGLAMAQAPQFFRIGTGGTAGTYYPIGGLIANAISGSGEKGVGGLVATAVASNGSVANINAIKARSMESGFSQSDVAYWAYTGTGLYQDQGKVEDLRLLATLYPETIHLVAAEGSGIQSVADLKGKRVSLDEPGSGTIVDARLVLGAFGLTEDDVEAEYLKPGPAGDRLRDGALDAYFFVGGYPTGAISELATSSGISLVPIKGPEIDKLLAEYSFFSKDTVPAETYSGVGETETIAVAAQWVTSAKVDEELVYKIIDVMWNDASRASLDAGHAKGKLIKLETATTGLGIPLHPGAERYYKEKGVLK; encoded by the coding sequence ATGTCGCTCAGAAAGATTGCCGCCTGCCTGATCGTCGGCTCCGCCGTGGCAGTAAGCGGATTGGCGATGGCGCAGGCGCCGCAATTCTTCCGCATTGGCACGGGCGGCACGGCCGGCACGTATTACCCCATCGGTGGTCTGATCGCGAACGCCATTTCGGGCTCGGGAGAAAAGGGTGTCGGCGGCCTCGTCGCGACCGCCGTCGCTTCAAACGGATCGGTCGCCAACATCAATGCGATCAAGGCCCGTTCGATGGAGTCGGGTTTCAGCCAGTCCGACGTGGCCTACTGGGCCTATACGGGCACAGGCCTCTACCAGGATCAGGGCAAGGTCGAGGATCTACGCCTTCTCGCTACGCTCTATCCGGAGACGATCCACCTCGTTGCGGCGGAAGGGTCTGGCATCCAGTCGGTCGCGGACCTGAAAGGCAAGCGCGTCTCGCTTGACGAACCCGGCTCCGGTACAATCGTCGACGCCCGGCTAGTGCTCGGCGCCTTCGGACTGACCGAGGACGACGTCGAGGCTGAGTACCTGAAGCCCGGGCCTGCGGGCGACCGTCTGCGTGACGGCGCGCTCGACGCCTATTTCTTCGTCGGCGGCTATCCGACAGGTGCGATCTCCGAACTGGCAACGTCAAGCGGCATCTCGCTGGTTCCGATCAAGGGTCCGGAGATCGACAAGCTGCTGGCGGAATACAGCTTCTTCAGCAAGGACACGGTTCCTGCCGAAACCTATTCGGGCGTCGGCGAGACGGAAACGATTGCGGTCGCTGCCCAATGGGTGACGAGCGCCAAAGTCGACGAGGAACTCGTCTACAAGATCATCGACGTCATGTGGAACGACGCCTCGCGTGCTTCCTTGGATGCCGGCCATGCCAAGGGCAAGCTGATCAAGCTGGAGACGGCAACGACCGGCCTCGGAATTCCACTGCATCCCGGCGCCGAGCGCTACTACAAAGAGAAGGGCGTCCTGAAATAG
- a CDS encoding TRAP transporter permease, with protein MKVFPDEDVRLAPLELDEEAARALEEKFDSEIRFRALSKEAGWLVGGLLVALSLFHYYTAGFGLLSEMIHRGIHLSMVIALVFLVFPLTKRGFDTPAGHSMARPIGIPLYDWLLAIAAVVAVLHVPLIPLDTLAFRVGNPTTTDVVLGGTLILLLLEATRRSVGWPLPIIALVFMAYGIFGQSMPGILVHPGATVSQLVDHLYLTTQGIYGIALGVVATYVFHFVLFGVFATRIGLGQLFLDCAAWVAGRYAGGPAKVSIFGSALFGMISGSSVANTVTVGSLTIPAMIKLGYKREFAAAVEAASSTGGQITPPIMGAAAFLMIEFLNLPYTTIILAAIVPAFMHFFGVLMQVHFEAKRNGLRGLRPDEMPDLKEAFRRDWPTVIPLVVLVGILLAGYTPYLAAFWGITLCILVGLFNPRRRMSLADIAVCLRDGAKYALAVGAAAATVGIVVGVVTLTGVGFKISFIVTSTAADMATFVGGIVPAYLFAPQTLTLLFSLVMTGIVCILMGCGIPTTANYIIMATIAAPTLGLLGVEPIVAHFFVFYYGVLADITPPVALAAYAAAGMAAADPFKTGNIAFRLSLGKVLVPFVFVFSPSLLLVTTGFTWTAFALAFIGCVLGIACLGAALSGWMLVRTKRWERILLGLASLLLVAPELYSTLVGIGLILPVVVRQWSVQQTGREMRSPER; from the coding sequence ATGAAGGTATTCCCCGACGAGGACGTGCGCCTGGCGCCGCTGGAACTCGATGAAGAGGCGGCGCGTGCGCTAGAAGAGAAGTTCGACTCCGAGATCCGCTTCCGGGCTCTTTCGAAGGAGGCGGGTTGGCTGGTCGGGGGGCTACTCGTCGCCCTTTCGCTGTTCCACTACTACACCGCAGGTTTCGGCCTTCTCTCGGAGATGATCCATCGGGGCATCCATCTCTCAATGGTGATTGCCCTCGTCTTCCTGGTCTTTCCCTTGACGAAGCGCGGCTTCGACACCCCTGCCGGTCATTCCATGGCGCGCCCAATCGGTATCCCCTTGTACGATTGGCTGCTGGCCATAGCCGCCGTCGTCGCCGTGCTGCACGTGCCCCTCATCCCGCTCGACACGCTGGCCTTCCGCGTCGGCAATCCGACAACGACCGACGTCGTGCTCGGTGGGACCTTGATCCTGCTCCTGCTCGAAGCGACGCGGCGCTCTGTCGGTTGGCCCTTGCCGATCATCGCACTCGTTTTCATGGCTTACGGCATCTTCGGCCAGTCGATGCCAGGCATCTTGGTTCACCCTGGCGCGACCGTCTCGCAGCTCGTCGACCACCTGTATCTGACGACGCAGGGAATTTACGGCATCGCGCTCGGCGTCGTCGCCACCTACGTCTTCCATTTCGTCCTGTTCGGCGTCTTTGCCACTCGCATCGGCCTCGGCCAGTTGTTCCTAGATTGCGCAGCCTGGGTCGCCGGGCGATATGCCGGCGGTCCCGCAAAGGTCTCTATCTTTGGCTCCGCGCTGTTCGGGATGATCTCTGGCTCGTCCGTCGCCAACACCGTCACCGTGGGGTCTTTGACGATCCCGGCCATGATCAAGCTCGGCTACAAACGCGAATTCGCGGCAGCGGTCGAGGCGGCATCATCGACCGGCGGCCAGATCACACCGCCGATCATGGGGGCCGCGGCGTTCCTGATGATTGAGTTCCTCAATCTGCCGTACACGACGATCATACTGGCGGCGATCGTACCGGCCTTCATGCACTTCTTCGGCGTTCTGATGCAGGTCCACTTTGAGGCCAAGCGCAATGGGCTGCGCGGCCTGCGTCCGGACGAGATGCCGGATCTCAAGGAAGCTTTTCGCCGCGACTGGCCGACCGTCATCCCGCTCGTCGTCCTCGTCGGCATCCTCCTGGCCGGCTACACGCCCTATCTCGCCGCCTTCTGGGGTATCACCCTCTGCATCCTGGTCGGGCTCTTCAACCCGCGCCGACGCATGAGCCTTGCCGACATCGCAGTTTGCCTCCGGGACGGCGCGAAATACGCGTTGGCCGTCGGTGCTGCCGCAGCTACCGTCGGCATCGTCGTCGGGGTGGTCACGCTGACGGGCGTCGGCTTCAAGATCTCCTTCATCGTCACCTCGACAGCTGCCGATATGGCGACTTTCGTAGGCGGCATCGTCCCCGCCTACCTCTTCGCGCCGCAGACGCTCACGCTGCTCTTCTCGCTGGTGATGACCGGCATCGTTTGCATTCTGATGGGCTGCGGCATCCCGACGACAGCCAACTACATCATCATGGCGACCATTGCCGCGCCGACGCTGGGCCTCCTCGGTGTCGAGCCGATCGTGGCGCATTTCTTCGTCTTCTATTACGGCGTTCTCGCAGACATCACGCCACCGGTGGCGCTTGCCGCCTATGCCGCCGCCGGCATGGCGGCGGCCGACCCCTTCAAGACCGGCAATATCGCGTTCCGGCTCAGCCTCGGCAAAGTGCTCGTCCCCTTTGTCTTCGTCTTCTCGCCGTCGCTGCTACTGGTTACGACCGGGTTCACCTGGACGGCCTTCGCCCTTGCCTTCATTGGCTGCGTGCTCGGCATCGCCTGCCTCGGGGCGGCGTTGTCCGGGTGGATGTTGGTCAGGACAAAACGTTGGGAGCGGATCCTTCTGGGCCTCGCCTCGCTGCTTCTCGTCGCTCCCGAGCTCTATTCGACGCTCGTGGGCATCGGCCTGATCCTTCCTGTCGTCGTGCGGCAATGGTCCGTACAGCAAACGGGAAGAGAAATGCGCTCCCCTGAACGTTGA